In Microbispora sp. ZYX-F-249, the following proteins share a genomic window:
- a CDS encoding tyrosine-type recombinase/integrase gives MSTSYDVKFWDIRRNASSKTPSYVTRWKVGPKEKSKTFRTKALAENFVSDLRQAAKRGEAFDLSTGLPESMAKPADTGPTFFDFARSYMAARWVHSAARTRETMTYALLSLVPALVKDLKGRPEDEDLRAVLREYAFLPDKRRGELRPEHKAALAWLEAASLPLVDLMEPAVIRSALDAIALRFDGEPAAANTVRRKRAVLHHMMESAVELKKLPANPLHAVKWKPPKAAGAVDPRTVVNPAQARALLDAVTQVGRTRGPRMMAMFACVYYAALRPEEASGLCQQNCDLPAEGWGLITLEKARPQANKRWTNSGETHDERGLKHRAKDDTREIPIPQVLVAILREHIETYGTAKDGRLFRTSKGRPFSSSAYSAVWQEARRLAFTVEQVASPLAARPYDLRHAAVSLWLNAGVPPTEVAQRAGHGVDVLLRVYAKCIEGQRARANGQITKALEL, from the coding sequence CTCGCCGAGAACTTTGTGTCCGATCTGCGGCAGGCGGCCAAGCGGGGCGAGGCTTTCGACCTGAGTACGGGGCTTCCCGAGTCGATGGCCAAGCCAGCCGATACCGGGCCGACATTCTTCGACTTCGCTCGGTCATACATGGCGGCCCGCTGGGTCCACTCGGCGGCCCGGACTCGCGAGACGATGACGTACGCCCTGCTGTCTCTCGTCCCCGCTCTCGTCAAGGATCTGAAGGGCAGGCCGGAGGACGAGGACCTCCGCGCGGTGCTGCGGGAGTACGCCTTCCTGCCGGACAAGCGGCGTGGAGAGCTGCGGCCGGAACACAAGGCGGCGCTCGCCTGGCTGGAAGCGGCGTCTTTGCCCCTCGTTGACCTGATGGAGCCGGCCGTGATCCGCTCGGCCCTCGACGCCATCGCCCTCCGCTTCGACGGCGAGCCGGCGGCGGCCAATACCGTACGGCGCAAGCGGGCCGTGCTCCATCACATGATGGAATCCGCGGTGGAGCTCAAGAAGCTGCCCGCAAACCCGCTGCATGCGGTGAAGTGGAAACCTCCGAAAGCCGCCGGGGCCGTCGACCCTCGAACGGTGGTAAATCCGGCTCAAGCGCGGGCGTTGCTGGACGCGGTGACCCAGGTGGGCCGTACGCGCGGCCCTCGGATGATGGCCATGTTCGCCTGCGTGTACTACGCCGCCCTCCGCCCGGAGGAGGCTTCGGGGCTGTGCCAACAGAACTGCGATCTCCCCGCCGAGGGGTGGGGCCTGATCACGCTGGAGAAGGCGCGGCCACAGGCGAACAAGCGGTGGACGAACTCGGGGGAGACCCACGATGAACGCGGCCTAAAACACCGGGCCAAGGACGACACCCGCGAAATTCCGATCCCTCAGGTCCTCGTCGCGATCCTTCGCGAGCACATCGAGACGTACGGCACAGCGAAGGACGGCAGGCTCTTCCGAACGAGCAAGGGTCGGCCGTTCTCCTCGTCGGCGTACTCCGCCGTCTGGCAGGAGGCTCGGCGGCTGGCCTTCACCGTTGAACAGGTCGCGTCGCCGTTGGCGGCTCGCCCATACGACCTCCGGCATGCGGCGGTCTCCTTGTGGCTCAACGCGGGCGTCCCGCCAACTGAGGTCGCCCAGCGTGCAGGGCACGGCGTTGACGTGCTCCTACGCGTCTATGCGAAGTGCATCGAGGGGCAACGGGCTCGCGCCAACGGGCAGATCACTAAAGCCCTGGAGCTGTAA
- a CDS encoding DUF1801 domain-containing protein translates to MTTNEIDAYVETKLDPKYREIVAALRRLVAEEAPAAVECLTYGSPAWRGDKILAVISQSKTHLTFAFERGAEMTDPHGLLEGVGKKTRHVKIKTMDGMNEAALRDYIGQAVRLDAS, encoded by the coding sequence ATGACCACCAACGAGATCGACGCCTACGTCGAGACGAAGCTCGACCCGAAGTACCGCGAGATCGTGGCGGCCCTGCGCCGGCTTGTCGCCGAAGAGGCCCCCGCGGCCGTCGAATGCCTCACGTACGGCTCGCCCGCCTGGCGAGGCGACAAGATCCTCGCCGTCATCAGCCAGAGCAAGACCCACCTCACCTTCGCCTTCGAGCGGGGCGCCGAGATGACCGACCCGCACGGCCTCCTCGAAGGGGTCGGCAAGAAGACCCGCCACGTCAAGATCAAGACGATGGACGGGATGAACGAGGCCGCGCTGCGCGACTACATCGGCCAGGCCGTACGCCTCGACGCGAGCTGA
- a CDS encoding D-alanyl-D-alanine carboxypeptidase family protein: MSSPRSARLIAVVTAMTSLAVCAPYGMAEAASAGATTTAPESTTATAWAGELGKEPTSLTELRREAQKAYKSIEDANRALVARQKKFGAVEKQLVTKLESLQQATAELNKMRKPLSDLASSLYQDPSVDGLSPFFRVGNGTDTLRRIADLDHLVAGRNNVLGDAIKLLERQQQLAQEAQELRAASLLQEAQLSAQVAALRKRSSTLVRSLTKALIKLGVKIGDGTQGAGGCDPTRITQAEQYPNGLLPKNILCPLPQNGETLRADAAIAFADLNIAYKKRFGTSMCISDSYRSLSEQQSVYYRRPGFAATPGKSNHGLGLAVDLCGGVQNFRSAQFNWLEANGKRFGWFHPDWAYSSPFEPWHWEYDPKLGSLL; this comes from the coding sequence GTGTCATCTCCTCGATCAGCCAGGCTGATCGCGGTCGTCACGGCGATGACTTCGCTGGCCGTCTGCGCGCCGTACGGCATGGCCGAGGCCGCCTCGGCAGGCGCCACGACCACCGCGCCGGAATCGACGACCGCGACCGCCTGGGCCGGCGAGCTCGGCAAGGAGCCCACCTCGCTGACCGAGCTGCGGCGTGAGGCCCAGAAGGCGTACAAGTCCATCGAGGACGCGAACAGGGCCCTGGTGGCGCGCCAGAAGAAGTTCGGCGCCGTGGAGAAACAGCTGGTGACGAAGCTCGAGAGCCTCCAGCAGGCCACGGCGGAGCTCAACAAGATGCGCAAGCCGCTGTCCGACCTGGCGTCGTCGCTGTATCAGGACCCGTCCGTCGACGGGCTCAGCCCGTTCTTCCGGGTGGGAAACGGCACGGACACCCTTCGGAGGATCGCCGACCTCGATCACCTGGTCGCCGGGCGCAACAACGTGCTCGGCGACGCGATCAAGTTGCTGGAGCGGCAGCAGCAGCTCGCGCAGGAGGCCCAGGAGCTCCGGGCGGCGAGCCTCCTGCAGGAGGCGCAGCTGAGCGCCCAGGTGGCCGCTCTGCGCAAGCGCTCGTCCACCCTGGTGCGATCGCTGACCAAAGCACTGATCAAGCTCGGTGTGAAGATCGGCGACGGGACGCAGGGGGCGGGGGGATGCGACCCCACCAGGATCACCCAGGCGGAGCAGTACCCGAACGGCCTGCTGCCCAAGAACATCCTGTGCCCGCTGCCGCAGAACGGAGAGACGCTGCGGGCGGACGCGGCGATCGCCTTCGCCGATCTCAACATCGCCTACAAGAAGCGGTTCGGCACCTCGATGTGCATCTCCGACAGCTATCGCAGCCTCAGCGAGCAGCAGTCGGTCTACTACCGGCGGCCCGGTTTCGCGGCCACTCCCGGCAAGAGCAATCACGGGCTGGGGCTCGCCGTCGACCTGTGCGGCGGCGTGCAGAACTTCCGTTCGGCGCAGTTCAACTGGCTGGAGGCCAACGGCAAGCGGTTCGGCTGGTTCCACCCCGACTGGGCTTACAGCAGCCCGTTCGAGCCCTGGCACTGGGAGTACGACCCCAAGCTCGGCTCGCTCCTCTGA
- a CDS encoding MarR family winged helix-turn-helix transcriptional regulator, whose product MGDIGVLAGQLIRALQEELFETLAEQGHPDVRPRHGTVLAFLDPEGVRATDLAARSGQHKQIIGTILDELVRLGYVTREPDPADRRAKLIVPTEHGIDEITKARAILAAIEERHERTLGAERYAAFMEMLRQVTRDQRAWRQAPASTT is encoded by the coding sequence GTGGGGGACATCGGTGTGCTGGCCGGCCAGTTGATACGTGCCCTGCAGGAGGAGCTGTTCGAGACGCTCGCCGAGCAGGGGCACCCCGACGTGCGCCCGCGGCACGGGACGGTTCTGGCGTTCCTCGATCCGGAGGGCGTTCGCGCGACGGACCTCGCGGCGCGGTCGGGTCAGCACAAGCAGATCATCGGCACGATCCTCGACGAGCTCGTCAGGCTCGGCTACGTCACCCGCGAACCCGATCCCGCCGATCGCCGGGCCAAGCTCATCGTCCCCACCGAGCACGGCATCGACGAGATCACCAAAGCTCGCGCCATCCTCGCCGCCATCGAGGAACGGCATGAACGGACCCTCGGCGCCGAGCGCTACGCCGCGTTCATGGAGATGCTCCGGCAGGTCACGCGTGACCAGCGGGCCTGGCGGCAGGCTCCGGCCAGCACCACCTGA
- a CDS encoding VOC family protein: protein MLFVNLPVKDLAASRRFFTALGFAFNDQFADEKMEAMIIGPETFAMLLTEEYFATYTDKKIADTGEVTEAIFALGVESRRRVDELAEAAAANGGALSGETKDFGFVYTRAFTDPDGHLWEATHMNFAATQ from the coding sequence ATGCTGTTCGTCAACCTGCCGGTCAAGGACCTCGCCGCCTCCCGGCGGTTCTTCACCGCACTCGGATTCGCCTTCAACGACCAGTTCGCCGACGAGAAGATGGAGGCGATGATCATCGGTCCGGAGACCTTCGCGATGCTGCTGACCGAGGAATACTTCGCGACCTACACCGACAAGAAGATCGCCGACACCGGTGAGGTGACGGAGGCCATCTTCGCCCTCGGCGTGGAGAGCCGCCGGCGTGTCGACGAGCTCGCCGAGGCCGCCGCGGCCAACGGCGGCGCTCTGTCCGGCGAGACGAAGGACTTCGGCTTCGTCTACACCCGGGCGTTCACCGACCCCGACGGCCACCTCTGGGAGGCCACCCACATGAACTTCGCCGCGACGCAGTGA